A single window of Achromobacter xylosoxidans DNA harbors:
- the fliG gene encoding flagellar motor switch protein FliG, whose protein sequence is MKNDSKPMDGMTRSAVLMMSLGEDAAAEVFKYLTAREVQQVGAAMASLKQVTRNDVAVVLEEFRQEADQFMAVTLGSDDYIRTVLTKALGSDRAAGLIEDILEAGEGGSGIDALNWLDPHTVAELIGDEHPQIIATILVHLERDRAAGVLALLTDRLRNDVMLRIATFGGVQPAALSELTEVLNSVLAGQGAKRSKMGGVRTAAEILNMMNSAEEETVVASLRERDNDLAQKIIDEMFVFDNLLDIEDRAIQLILKEIDNDTLMVALKGAQEELRAKFLRNMSSRAAEMLREDLEAQGPIRMSKVETEQKKILQIARRLAESGQIVLGNSGDDAYV, encoded by the coding sequence ATGAAAAATGATTCCAAGCCCATGGACGGCATGACGCGCAGCGCCGTCCTGATGATGTCGCTGGGTGAAGACGCCGCGGCCGAGGTCTTCAAGTACCTCACCGCCCGCGAAGTCCAGCAGGTCGGCGCCGCCATGGCCAGCCTCAAGCAGGTCACCCGCAACGACGTGGCCGTGGTGCTGGAGGAATTCCGCCAGGAAGCCGACCAGTTCATGGCCGTCACGCTGGGTTCGGACGACTACATCCGCACCGTGCTGACCAAGGCGCTGGGCAGCGACCGCGCCGCCGGCCTGATCGAAGACATCCTGGAAGCCGGCGAAGGCGGCAGCGGCATCGACGCCCTGAACTGGCTCGATCCGCATACCGTGGCCGAGCTGATCGGCGACGAACACCCGCAGATCATCGCCACCATCCTGGTGCACCTGGAACGCGACCGCGCCGCCGGCGTGCTGGCGCTGCTGACCGACCGCCTGCGCAACGACGTCATGCTGCGTATCGCCACCTTCGGCGGCGTGCAGCCCGCGGCCCTGTCGGAACTGACCGAAGTGCTCAATTCCGTGCTGGCCGGCCAGGGCGCCAAGCGCAGCAAGATGGGTGGCGTGCGCACCGCGGCCGAGATTCTCAACATGATGAATTCGGCCGAAGAGGAAACCGTGGTCGCCAGCCTGCGCGAACGCGACAACGACCTGGCGCAGAAGATCATCGACGAGATGTTCGTGTTCGACAACCTGCTCGACATCGAAGACCGCGCGATCCAGCTCATCCTCAAGGAAATCGACAACGACACGCTCATGGTCGCGCTCAAGGGCGCCCAGGAAGAACTGCGCGCCAAGTTCCTGCGCAACATGTCCAGCCGCGCCGCCGAAATGCTGCGCGAGGACCTGGAAGCGCAAGGCCCGATCCGCATGTCGAAGGTCGAGACCGAGCAGAAGAAGATCCTGCAGATCGCCCGCCGCCTGGCCGAGAGCGGCCAGATCGTGCTGGGCAACTCCGGAGACGACGCGTATGTCTGA
- the fliH gene encoding flagellar assembly protein FliH, with amino-acid sequence MSEADTGQSTLISRSAAWRRWQMLSFDEPPPVEVEPEPEPDPGPDPEVVMAQLRAQAIAEGREEGYAQGHAAGLEAGRAEGHEAGLAAGREAGYAEGLAQAREQGAQEAQHLHALVQACAESVGSLEEKMGQSLLTLALDIAQQVVRTTLAEQPETVASAVREVLHINPTAGGQMRLWANPADIELIRLHLADELKEGHWRVLADESIARGGCRAETPFGDIDATLQTRWRRVAASLGRNVNWEEPA; translated from the coding sequence ATGTCTGAAGCGGATACCGGCCAGTCGACGCTCATCTCGCGCAGTGCCGCCTGGCGGCGCTGGCAGATGCTGTCGTTCGACGAGCCGCCGCCCGTCGAAGTCGAACCCGAGCCCGAACCCGACCCGGGCCCCGACCCGGAAGTGGTGATGGCCCAGCTGCGCGCCCAGGCCATCGCCGAAGGCCGCGAGGAAGGCTACGCGCAGGGCCATGCCGCCGGCCTGGAAGCCGGTCGCGCCGAAGGCCATGAAGCGGGCCTGGCCGCCGGCCGCGAAGCCGGCTACGCCGAGGGCCTGGCCCAGGCGCGCGAACAAGGCGCGCAGGAAGCGCAACACCTGCACGCGCTGGTGCAGGCCTGCGCCGAATCGGTCGGCTCGCTCGAAGAAAAGATGGGCCAGAGCCTGCTGACGCTGGCCCTGGACATCGCCCAGCAAGTCGTGCGCACCACCCTGGCCGAACAGCCCGAGACCGTCGCCAGCGCCGTGCGCGAAGTGCTGCACATCAATCCCACCGCCGGCGGCCAGATGCGCCTGTGGGCCAACCCCGCCGACATCGAACTGATCCGCCTGCACCTGGCCGACGAGCTCAAGGAAGGCCACTGGCGCGTGCTGGCCGACGAATCCATCGCCCGCGGCGGCTGCCGCGCCGAGACGCCGTTCGGCGACATCGACGCCACCCTGCAGACCCGCTGGCGCCGCGTCGCGGCCTCGCTGGGCCGCAACGTCAACTGGGAGGAGCCGGCGTGA
- a CDS encoding flagellar brake protein has translation MLDASDPEFLLTRPEDMRAALFELTHPDSHILVRDAADREMAVLVLGADKQTRQFFWRPRDYAGADFEQSDSMGLLSGTTFHFNATAYGGVQIRFRVSRPEVIHFDDGSAALMSPFPDRLARIQRRKMFRASLVSSASRCHASWRPAPAAKPISFSVRDISVDGVGLRVELAVPTLPQRGAVLEDVQLDFGELGKLNANLEVRNVYPVSGQPMIQAASPDEPAPTHVSLTGEPPLSHVGAVFLNLDARQENWLQQVVWRLEKNAR, from the coding sequence GTGTTGGACGCCAGCGATCCGGAATTCCTGCTCACCCGGCCGGAAGACATGCGCGCCGCCCTCTTCGAACTGACGCACCCCGACAGCCACATCCTGGTGCGCGACGCCGCGGACCGCGAAATGGCCGTGCTGGTGCTGGGGGCGGACAAGCAGACGCGGCAGTTCTTCTGGCGTCCGCGCGACTATGCCGGCGCCGATTTCGAGCAGTCGGACAGCATGGGCCTGCTGAGCGGCACCACCTTCCATTTCAACGCCACCGCCTATGGCGGCGTACAGATCCGCTTCCGGGTCTCGCGCCCGGAGGTCATCCACTTCGATGACGGCAGCGCGGCGCTGATGTCGCCCTTCCCCGACCGCCTGGCGCGCATCCAGCGCCGCAAGATGTTCCGGGCCTCGCTGGTCTCCAGCGCCAGCCGCTGCCACGCCTCGTGGCGTCCGGCGCCCGCCGCGAAACCCATCAGTTTCTCGGTGCGCGACATTTCGGTGGATGGCGTCGGCCTGCGGGTGGAACTGGCGGTGCCGACGTTGCCGCAACGCGGCGCGGTACTCGAGGACGTGCAGCTCGACTTTGGCGAGCTGGGCAAGCTCAACGCGAACCTGGAAGTGCGCAATGTGTATCCGGTGTCGGGCCAACCCATGATCCAGGCCGCCAGTCCGGACGAACCCGCGCCAACGCATGTGTCGCTGACCGGCGAGCCGCCCCTGAGCCATGTGGGCGCGGTGTTCCTGAACCTGGATGCGCGGCAGGAAAACTGGCTGCAGCAGGTGGTCTGGCGCCTGGAGAAAAACGCCCGATAG
- the fliD gene encoding flagellar filament capping protein FliD: protein MASITNLGSVSGLPLEKILSDLQTAEDKKLSIYTTRAESYKTRIDAYAQLQSALEALQKSAGVLGKTETMAAIKGSVTGGNALTATVAAEGAVAGQYTITVNNLARAQSLQSGAVADRTAKHGDTGSFEIELADGTKRTIDLKGDTSLNGIVKAINADDKSGLRATVINDGNGNNYLMLTAKDTGVQASVKNITVTGDQSLKDILSFSTAADGTTTTGMANTKAEDAEVVINGITVKSGSNNVSKAIDGVTLNLTEKTEAGKPITLKLESDTSVANKAIQDFVKTYNALQTTIKNLTAFDAKAATNQPLTGDGTTRSIQSSVTNALQAVLGEGTVRSLADLGITTDPQTRQLKLDQTKLDKALTGNPADVTKLLTGEHGLAKNFEAAFKDVLGSTGSLKTRTDGLAKTMSDLDAQQKRAKAASDAEIDQMRTRFVALDKFYMQMQTTANYLTQQFAAMNKSSK from the coding sequence ATGGCCTCTATCACTAACCTCGGTTCGGTTTCCGGTCTGCCCCTGGAAAAGATCCTGTCCGACCTGCAGACCGCCGAGGATAAGAAGCTCTCGATCTACACCACCCGCGCCGAAAGCTACAAGACCCGCATCGACGCCTACGCGCAGTTGCAAAGCGCGCTGGAAGCCCTGCAGAAGTCGGCCGGCGTGCTGGGCAAGACCGAGACGATGGCTGCCATCAAGGGCAGCGTGACCGGCGGTAACGCCTTGACGGCCACCGTGGCCGCCGAGGGCGCCGTCGCGGGCCAGTACACCATCACCGTGAACAACCTGGCCCGTGCCCAGAGCCTGCAATCGGGCGCCGTGGCCGACCGCACCGCCAAGCACGGCGACACCGGCTCGTTCGAGATCGAACTGGCCGACGGCACCAAGCGCACCATCGACCTGAAGGGCGACACCTCGCTCAACGGCATCGTCAAGGCCATCAACGCCGACGACAAGTCCGGCCTGCGCGCCACCGTCATCAACGACGGCAACGGCAACAACTACCTGATGCTGACGGCCAAGGACACCGGCGTCCAGGCCTCGGTCAAGAACATCACCGTCACCGGCGACCAGTCGCTCAAGGACATCCTGTCCTTCAGCACCGCCGCCGACGGCACCACCACCACCGGCATGGCCAACACCAAGGCCGAAGACGCCGAAGTGGTCATCAACGGCATCACGGTCAAGAGCGGTTCGAACAACGTGTCCAAGGCCATCGACGGCGTCACGCTGAACCTGACCGAGAAAACCGAGGCCGGCAAGCCGATCACGCTCAAGCTCGAATCCGACACGTCGGTCGCCAACAAGGCCATCCAGGACTTCGTCAAGACCTACAACGCGCTGCAGACGACCATCAAGAACCTGACGGCCTTCGACGCAAAGGCCGCCACCAACCAGCCGCTGACCGGCGACGGCACCACGCGCTCGATCCAGTCGTCCGTGACCAACGCGCTGCAGGCCGTGCTGGGCGAAGGCACCGTCCGCTCGCTGGCCGACCTGGGCATCACCACCGACCCGCAGACGCGCCAGCTCAAGCTTGACCAGACCAAGCTGGACAAGGCGCTGACCGGCAACCCCGCCGACGTCACCAAGCTGCTGACCGGCGAACACGGCCTGGCCAAGAACTTCGAAGCCGCCTTCAAGGACGTGCTGGGCAGCACCGGTTCGCTGAAGACGCGCACCGACGGCCTGGCCAAGACGATGAGCGACCTGGACGCCCAGCAAAAGCGCGCCAAGGCCGCCAGCGACGCGGAAATCGACCAGATGCGCACGCGTTTCGTGGCGCTGGACAAGTTCTACATGCAGATGCAGACCACCGCCAACTACCTGACCCAACAATTTGCGGCGATGAACAAATCGAGCAAATAA
- the fliF gene encoding flagellar basal-body MS-ring/collar protein FliF: MNQQATLSASLLAKFPVLEKIRALPKPVLLGAAAALVALIVAVAMWSSEPKYKVLFSNLDDRDGGAIVTALGTMNVPYKYNDTGTALLVPADRVYDARLQLASQGLPRGGSVGFELMDNARFGASQFAEQINYQRGLEGELARSIESMHTVQHARVHLAMPRQSLFVRERQPPTASVLLNVYPGRSLSDAQVSAISWLVASSVPELTAENVSIVDQNGRLLSAPTGEGRGMDADQMRMVRETEQRTVERILTILNPLVGPGNVHAQASAEMDFSRREETSEVYRPNQEPGQAAIRSQQTSESNQRGINPAQGVPGALSNQPPANAQAPIANPPQTQPPRPGQPQQQGQQQQQQTATGAGAQGAGGTVSDRRDATTNYEVDRTISHIKQPVGMLKRLSVAVVVNYVRDKDGEPQALPPEELSKLTNLVREAMGYSESRGDSLNLVNSQFNDGPPAVPMWRDPEMISLFKTILAWLVGGVLALWLYRKVRRSVGDYLYPPVDPEVAEAERIEAQREAQDLARAKETDRYQDNLERARTMANKDPRAVAMVLRTWMTKDEK; this comes from the coding sequence ATGAATCAGCAGGCTACCCTGAGCGCGTCGCTTCTGGCGAAGTTTCCCGTGTTGGAAAAGATACGCGCCCTGCCCAAGCCGGTGCTGCTTGGCGCGGCCGCCGCGCTGGTCGCGCTGATCGTCGCCGTGGCGATGTGGAGCAGCGAGCCCAAGTACAAGGTGCTGTTCTCGAACCTGGACGACCGCGACGGCGGCGCCATCGTGACGGCCCTGGGCACCATGAACGTGCCCTACAAGTACAACGACACCGGCACCGCCCTGCTGGTGCCGGCCGACCGCGTCTACGACGCCCGCCTGCAGCTGGCCTCGCAAGGCTTGCCGCGCGGCGGCTCGGTCGGCTTCGAACTGATGGACAACGCCCGTTTCGGCGCCAGCCAGTTCGCCGAGCAGATCAACTACCAGCGCGGCCTGGAAGGCGAGCTGGCGCGCTCGATCGAATCCATGCACACCGTGCAGCACGCCCGCGTGCACCTGGCCATGCCGCGCCAGTCGCTGTTCGTGCGTGAACGCCAGCCGCCGACCGCCTCGGTGCTGCTGAACGTCTACCCCGGCCGCAGCCTGAGCGATGCCCAGGTCTCGGCCATTTCCTGGCTGGTCGCCTCCAGCGTGCCGGAACTGACCGCCGAAAACGTCTCGATCGTCGACCAGAACGGCCGCCTGCTGTCCGCCCCCACTGGCGAAGGCCGGGGCATGGACGCCGACCAGATGCGCATGGTCCGCGAGACCGAGCAGCGCACCGTCGAACGCATCCTCACCATCCTCAATCCGCTGGTCGGTCCGGGCAACGTGCACGCCCAGGCCAGCGCCGAAATGGACTTCTCGCGCCGCGAGGAAACGTCCGAGGTCTACCGCCCCAACCAGGAGCCCGGCCAGGCCGCCATCCGCAGCCAGCAGACCAGCGAATCGAACCAGCGCGGCATCAATCCCGCGCAGGGCGTGCCTGGCGCGCTGTCCAACCAGCCGCCGGCCAACGCCCAGGCGCCGATCGCCAATCCGCCGCAGACCCAACCGCCCCGTCCCGGCCAGCCGCAGCAGCAGGGCCAGCAGCAACAGCAACAGACCGCCACCGGCGCCGGCGCCCAGGGCGCCGGCGGCACCGTCAGCGATCGCCGCGACGCCACCACCAACTACGAAGTCGACCGCACCATCAGCCACATCAAGCAGCCTGTCGGCATGCTCAAGCGCCTGTCGGTGGCCGTGGTGGTCAATTACGTGCGCGACAAGGACGGCGAACCCCAGGCCTTGCCGCCCGAGGAACTGAGCAAGCTCACCAACCTGGTGCGCGAGGCGATGGGCTATTCCGAAAGCCGTGGCGATTCGCTGAACCTGGTCAACAGCCAGTTCAACGACGGCCCGCCGGCCGTGCCGATGTGGCGCGATCCGGAAATGATCTCGCTGTTCAAGACCATCCTGGCCTGGCTGGTGGGTGGCGTGCTGGCCCTGTGGCTGTACCGCAAGGTCCGCCGCTCGGTGGGCGACTACCTGTACCCGCCGGTCGATCCCGAAGTGGCCGAGGCCGAGCGCATCGAAGCCCAGCGCGAGGCCCAGGACCTGGCCCGCGCCAAGGAAACCGACCGTTACCAGGACAACCTGGAACGCGCCCGCACGATGGCGAACAAGGATCCGCGCGCCGTCGCGATGGTCCTGCGCACCTGGATGACCAAAGATGAAAAATGA
- a CDS encoding flagellar protein FliT, translating to MTSLTQYSSPILEHYQEIALITGEMLTAAQAGDWDTAMAHGQQYCELVERLRIAEPTAPLDEAGRAMKYDLLVRILENDAMTRDLALPQLARLGELLGRMKRQQTLLSAYGYQAPEA from the coding sequence ATGACGTCCCTTACCCAGTACTCATCCCCCATTCTGGAACACTACCAGGAGATCGCTCTCATCACGGGCGAGATGTTGACGGCCGCCCAGGCCGGCGACTGGGATACGGCGATGGCCCACGGGCAGCAATACTGCGAGCTGGTCGAACGCCTGCGCATCGCGGAACCGACCGCGCCGCTGGATGAGGCCGGCCGCGCCATGAAATACGACCTGCTGGTGCGCATCCTGGAAAACGACGCCATGACGCGTGACCTGGCGCTGCCGCAACTGGCCCGGCTGGGCGAACTGCTGGGCCGCATGAAGCGCCAGCAGACCCTGCTCTCGGCCTACGGCTACCAGGCGCCTGAAGCATGA
- a CDS encoding EscU/YscU/HrcU family type III secretion system export apparatus switch protein, with the protein MRTAPPPEQGPNANRNAAVAISYDDKDAAPRVVAKGYGQLADTIVRAAEENGLYVHESRELVGLLMQVDLDAHIPPQLYVAVAELLAWLYRLESRELPEAAPPAPTL; encoded by the coding sequence ATGCGCACCGCTCCGCCCCCCGAACAGGGCCCCAACGCCAACCGCAACGCCGCGGTCGCCATCTCGTATGACGACAAGGACGCCGCCCCGCGGGTGGTGGCCAAGGGCTACGGCCAGCTGGCCGACACCATCGTGCGCGCCGCCGAAGAGAACGGGCTGTACGTGCACGAATCGCGTGAACTCGTCGGCCTGCTGATGCAGGTGGACCTGGACGCGCATATTCCTCCCCAACTCTACGTGGCGGTGGCAGAATTGCTGGCTTGGCTCTATCGCCTCGAATCGCGCGAACTCCCCGAGGCCGCGCCGCCCGCCCCCACTCTCTAA
- the fliE gene encoding flagellar hook-basal body complex protein FliE, translated as MAVSGLSGIESMLQQMRVAVTKAETGNLAAGEAVAQPDGFAAELQRSIRRVTSAQNAATAQAKAFELGAPDVSLNDVMIDLQKASIGFQTAVQVRNKLVAAYKEISSMAV; from the coding sequence ATGGCTGTATCAGGCTTGTCCGGCATCGAGAGCATGCTCCAGCAGATGCGCGTGGCGGTGACCAAGGCGGAAACCGGCAATCTCGCCGCGGGCGAAGCCGTGGCCCAGCCCGATGGTTTCGCCGCCGAACTGCAGCGTTCCATCCGCCGCGTCACCTCGGCGCAGAACGCCGCCACCGCGCAGGCCAAGGCCTTCGAACTGGGCGCGCCCGACGTTTCGCTCAACGATGTCATGATCGACCTGCAGAAGGCCAGCATCGGCTTCCAGACGGCCGTGCAGGTGCGCAACAAGCTGGTTGCGGCCTACAAGGAAATCTCGTCGATGGCCGTGTAA
- the fliS gene encoding flagellar export chaperone FliS — translation MTYAARRPTGSQSVRSYADIGLETQVLGASPERLITLLYLGARAAIGQARIHLQEGRVAERGAAISKAIKIVDEGLKTGLNMEAGGDIAANLARLYDYIVRTLLTANLKADTEQLDIADRLLADLAEAWQTSIDRPAGIAQP, via the coding sequence ATGACTTACGCCGCCCGCCGCCCCACAGGGTCCCAATCCGTCCGCTCCTACGCCGATATCGGCCTGGAAACCCAGGTGCTGGGCGCGAGCCCCGAGCGGCTGATCACCCTGCTGTACCTGGGTGCCCGGGCAGCGATCGGGCAGGCGCGCATCCACCTGCAGGAAGGTCGGGTCGCCGAGCGCGGCGCGGCTATCTCGAAAGCGATCAAGATCGTCGATGAAGGCTTGAAGACCGGGTTGAACATGGAGGCCGGCGGCGACATCGCCGCCAACCTCGCCCGGCTCTACGATTACATCGTCCGCACCTTGCTGACGGCAAATCTGAAAGCGGATACCGAGCAACTCGATATCGCCGACCGCCTGCTGGCGGACCTGGCCGAGGCTTGGCAAACCTCCATCGACCGACCGGCTGGCATAGCGCAGCCCTGA
- the fliI gene encoding flagellar protein export ATPase FliI: protein MSANPAPAQPGQPAVPVIDRWQTQLQIGSIRAASTDPWLVSGKITRATGLVLHATGLRLPVGAAARIEIARGHDHWADAEVVGFDGHTLYLMPQADISGLPPGARVVPGEPPVQRQIPLPRKAELNGNAKPQLGRHLPVGNALLGRVLDGAGRPLDGLGPLTGAELAPLSAQPINPLSRAPIDTVLDTGVRAINGLLTVGRGQRMGLFAGSGVGKSVLLGMMARYTKADIIVVGLIGERGREVKEFIEHNLGPEGLARSVVVAAPADVSALLRLQGAAYATRLAEHFRDQGLDVLLIMDSLTRYAMAQREIALAIGEPPATKGYPPSVFAKLPTLVERAGMGAPGPNGKAGSITAFYTVLAEGDDQQDPIADSARAILDGHVVLSRHLAEAGHYPAIDIEASISRAMTSLITPQQFSVVRRFKQTLSRYQRNRDLIAVGAYAAGNDPQLDDAIARYPRLEAFLQQDIGESVGYEDAVEQLRASFELRDTYA, encoded by the coding sequence GTGAGCGCCAATCCGGCCCCCGCGCAGCCCGGCCAACCGGCCGTGCCCGTGATCGACCGCTGGCAGACGCAGCTGCAGATCGGTTCGATCCGCGCCGCCTCGACCGACCCCTGGCTGGTCAGCGGCAAGATCACGCGCGCCACGGGCCTGGTGCTGCACGCCACCGGACTGCGCCTGCCCGTGGGGGCCGCTGCCCGCATCGAGATCGCGCGCGGCCACGACCACTGGGCCGATGCCGAAGTGGTCGGCTTCGACGGCCACACCCTCTACCTGATGCCGCAGGCCGACATTTCCGGCCTGCCGCCCGGCGCCCGCGTGGTGCCCGGCGAACCGCCGGTGCAGCGCCAGATCCCGCTGCCGCGCAAGGCCGAGCTGAACGGCAACGCCAAGCCGCAGCTGGGCCGCCACCTGCCGGTGGGCAACGCCCTGCTCGGCCGCGTGCTGGATGGCGCCGGCCGGCCGCTGGACGGCCTGGGCCCGCTGACCGGCGCCGAACTGGCGCCGCTCTCGGCCCAGCCGATCAATCCGCTGTCGCGCGCCCCGATCGACACCGTGCTCGACACCGGCGTGCGCGCCATCAACGGCCTGCTCACCGTCGGCCGCGGCCAGCGCATGGGCCTGTTCGCCGGCTCCGGCGTGGGCAAGAGCGTGCTGCTGGGCATGATGGCCCGTTACACCAAGGCCGACATCATCGTGGTCGGCCTGATCGGCGAACGGGGCCGCGAAGTCAAGGAATTCATCGAGCACAACCTGGGCCCGGAAGGCCTGGCGCGCTCGGTGGTGGTGGCTGCCCCGGCCGACGTCTCGGCGCTGCTGCGCCTGCAGGGCGCGGCCTACGCCACGCGCCTGGCGGAACACTTCCGCGACCAGGGCCTGGACGTGCTGCTGATCATGGATTCGCTCACCCGCTACGCCATGGCGCAACGGGAAATCGCGCTCGCCATCGGCGAGCCGCCCGCCACCAAGGGCTATCCGCCTTCGGTGTTCGCCAAGCTGCCGACCCTGGTCGAACGCGCCGGCATGGGCGCGCCCGGCCCGAACGGCAAGGCCGGCTCGATCACCGCGTTCTATACCGTGCTGGCCGAAGGCGATGACCAGCAGGACCCGATCGCCGACTCGGCCCGCGCCATCCTGGACGGCCACGTGGTGCTGTCGCGCCACCTGGCCGAAGCCGGCCACTACCCCGCCATCGACATCGAGGCGTCGATCTCGCGCGCCATGACCTCGCTGATCACGCCGCAGCAGTTCTCGGTGGTGCGCCGCTTCAAGCAGACGCTGTCGCGCTACCAGCGCAACCGCGACCTGATCGCCGTGGGCGCCTACGCCGCCGGCAATGACCCGCAGCTGGACGATGCCATCGCGCGCTACCCGCGCCTGGAAGCCTTCCTGCAACAGGATATCGGCGAAAGCGTCGGCTACGAGGATGCGGTGGAACAACTGCGCGCCAGTTTCGAATTGAGGGATACCTATGCCTAG
- a CDS encoding flagellar hook-length control protein FliK codes for MSVGPAALGNVLVQRLDAVLGTTMSAASANQVSGARPDAVSQPGNLDKPGSADGSNRDPRQGIQTGGARGDRPATVIDAKTAAALALAARGLVTSSDTTASAPTTLGTTARAILALLAQYPEAAPAVQGRAPLWTAPPSAQPPGAPAQQAGQPASQPGAPGQPTAAPAAGQAAAPAPAPTTAAALAAAAAASADPAAETPSTNRPARPAGSGEGATGARNAEATTHATLAPGAPSAKILGQALRAALQTSGLFYESHLTDLVFGRSNPSQLQQEPQARLTRSGVPTDADTARPRAESQAGGGRAGDANAAPGNTNAPAPGTPVSGIHQDLTLLVRQQLDVLANQALTWQGEAWPGTPMEWEVERDPYGGDPESAVSTWATRLKLDLPRLGLVDARLNLAGDQIVLQLVAPHSAAEINDSSDQLRSRLLAAGLTLSHLVVNVVDPRPVIPADI; via the coding sequence ATGAGCGTAGGTCCCGCGGCACTCGGCAATGTCCTAGTGCAGCGGTTGGACGCCGTGCTTGGCACGACGATGTCCGCCGCCAGCGCCAACCAGGTGTCCGGCGCGCGGCCGGATGCGGTCAGCCAGCCAGGCAACCTGGACAAGCCCGGCTCGGCCGACGGCTCCAATCGCGACCCCCGGCAAGGCATCCAGACCGGCGGCGCCCGCGGCGATCGCCCGGCCACCGTCATCGATGCCAAGACCGCGGCCGCCCTGGCGCTGGCCGCGCGCGGCCTGGTCACCAGCAGCGACACCACCGCCTCGGCGCCCACCACCCTCGGCACCACCGCACGCGCGATCCTCGCCCTGCTGGCCCAGTACCCCGAAGCCGCGCCCGCCGTGCAAGGCCGCGCCCCCCTCTGGACGGCGCCCCCCTCTGCGCAACCGCCCGGCGCGCCGGCCCAGCAGGCCGGCCAACCCGCCAGCCAGCCGGGAGCCCCCGGACAACCCACGGCCGCCCCCGCTGCCGGACAGGCGGCAGCGCCCGCGCCTGCCCCCACCACCGCGGCGGCACTGGCCGCGGCTGCCGCGGCCAGTGCCGACCCCGCCGCCGAGACACCGTCCACCAACCGGCCCGCGCGCCCAGCCGGATCGGGCGAAGGCGCCACCGGCGCCAGGAACGCCGAAGCCACGACCCACGCCACCCTGGCTCCTGGCGCGCCGTCGGCCAAGATCCTGGGCCAGGCGTTACGCGCCGCGTTGCAGACTAGCGGCCTGTTCTACGAATCGCACCTGACCGACCTGGTCTTTGGCCGCAGCAACCCGTCCCAGCTGCAGCAGGAACCCCAGGCCCGGCTGACTCGCAGCGGAGTCCCCACGGACGCGGATACCGCGCGTCCGCGCGCCGAGTCCCAGGCCGGCGGCGGCCGCGCCGGCGACGCCAACGCGGCGCCCGGCAACACCAATGCCCCGGCGCCCGGCACGCCGGTCAGCGGCATCCACCAGGACCTCACCCTGCTGGTGCGCCAGCAACTGGACGTGCTCGCCAACCAGGCCCTGACCTGGCAAGGCGAGGCCTGGCCCGGCACGCCGATGGAATGGGAGGTGGAACGCGACCCCTACGGCGGCGATCCGGAATCGGCGGTGTCCACCTGGGCAACCCGCCTGAAACTCGATCTGCCGCGGCTGGGCCTGGTGGACGCGCGCTTGAACCTGGCCGGCGACCAGATCGTGCTGCAACTGGTCGCGCCCCATAGCGCCGCCGAAATCAACGACTCCTCGGACCAGCTGCGCTCACGCCTGCTGGCTGCCGGCCTCACGCTCAGCCACCTGGTGGTGAACGTGGTGGACCCGCGTCCCGTCATACCCGCGGATATCTGA
- a CDS encoding flagellar protein FlaG: MAVTPLAPATFAPTPVAPVPVAVDPSVTVAPPVASSQSGGADTATSEQSTSQKLPLEKALDEINEQMKAWSTQLQFEVDPDVHQVVVSVVDAESGDVIRTIPSEAVLKIAKMIVNMQGNGIKTTA; this comes from the coding sequence ATGGCCGTAACCCCCTTAGCCCCCGCTACGTTCGCGCCGACGCCGGTCGCGCCCGTGCCGGTCGCCGTCGATCCGTCGGTCACCGTCGCGCCGCCGGTCGCCAGCAGCCAGAGCGGCGGCGCCGACACCGCCACGTCGGAGCAGTCGACTTCCCAGAAGCTGCCCCTGGAAAAGGCGCTCGATGAAATCAACGAGCAAATGAAGGCCTGGTCCACCCAGCTGCAGTTCGAGGTCGACCCCGACGTGCACCAGGTGGTGGTGTCCGTGGTTGACGCCGAATCAGGGGACGTCATACGCACCATCCCGAGTGAAGCCGTACTGAAGATCGCCAAAATGATCGTCAACATGCAAGGAAACGGCATCAAAACCACGGCTTGA